The following coding sequences lie in one Trueperaceae bacterium genomic window:
- the hemB gene encoding porphobilinogen synthase, translating to MSAGPTRPRRLRTTPAMRDLVADVRLHPSNLVWPTFVLPGEGRTEPVASLPGVQRYSVDRLLPELERAHAAGVRAAMLFGVVGADAKDPHGTAAANPDGPVPRALRAARAAFGDDLVLMSDVCLCGYTDHGHCGVLAPPRPGAGVAQVANDATLPRLAEMAVRHAEAGADVVAPSDMMDGRVAAIRAGLDAAGFDATAILSYAVKYASAFYGPFREAAGSAPQGTLDGPPAPHDRRTYQMDPAASRAADVEVALDAAEGADLLMVKPAGPYLDVIRRVRDATSRPVAAYQVSGEYAMLEAAIRAGVLEREPALTESLLALRRAGADLILSYHAVAAAEGGWGA from the coding sequence ACCCGCCCGCGGCGGCTGCGGACGACGCCGGCGATGCGCGACCTCGTCGCCGACGTCCGCCTCCACCCGTCGAACCTGGTGTGGCCCACGTTCGTGCTGCCCGGGGAGGGCCGCACCGAGCCGGTGGCGTCCCTCCCCGGCGTCCAGCGCTACAGCGTCGACCGGCTCCTGCCGGAGCTCGAGCGGGCGCACGCCGCCGGCGTGCGCGCCGCGATGCTGTTCGGCGTGGTCGGCGCGGACGCCAAGGACCCGCACGGGACCGCCGCCGCCAACCCCGACGGGCCGGTCCCGCGCGCCCTGCGCGCCGCCCGCGCGGCGTTCGGGGACGACCTGGTCCTCATGAGCGACGTGTGCCTGTGCGGCTACACCGACCACGGGCACTGCGGCGTCCTCGCCCCGCCCCGCCCGGGGGCGGGCGTCGCGCAGGTCGCGAACGACGCGACGCTGCCCCGCCTCGCGGAGATGGCGGTCCGCCACGCGGAGGCCGGCGCGGACGTCGTCGCCCCGAGCGACATGATGGACGGCCGCGTCGCCGCGATCCGTGCCGGCCTGGACGCCGCCGGCTTCGACGCGACCGCGATCCTGTCGTACGCCGTGAAGTACGCCTCGGCGTTCTACGGACCGTTCCGAGAGGCGGCGGGGTCCGCGCCGCAGGGGACGCTCGACGGCCCGCCCGCACCGCACGACCGCCGGACCTACCAGATGGACCCCGCCGCGTCGCGCGCCGCGGACGTCGAGGTCGCCCTCGACGCCGCGGAGGGCGCGGACCTGCTGATGGTGAAGCCGGCGGGGCCGTACCTGGACGTGATCCGCCGCGTGCGCGATGCGACGTCGCGACCGGTGGCGGCGTACCAGGTGTCGGGCGAGTACGCGATGCTGGAGGCGGCCATCCGTGCGGGCGTCCTCGAGCGCGAGCCGGCCCTGACGGAGTCGCTGCTGGCGCTTCGGCGGGCCGGCGCCGACCTGATCCTGAGCTACCACGCCGTCGCCGCCGCCGAGGGAGGCTGGGGCGCGTGA